The Porphyromonas pogonae genome segment GAAATGGAAACGCACGAAGTAATCCCTGAAATTATGCTCCAGACCATAAATGCCTACGTTGATCACATTGATAAGCAACGTGGAATATAAGAGAATATAAAAGGTCACAGTGATAGGAGGAATGTCCGAGATAATATGTTTGAGTACGATAAAATAAGCAACAATGGTAACCAGCGAAATCAGAATAAATATGTATCCCCAATAATTCATGGAAACACTGTGCACGGATTGTACGGTGATGTAAATTACTCCTAAAACCGAGAGCACAGAGCCAAGCTTCTGGACAAAGATGGTACGCTCCTTGAGTATAATACTCGATGCCATGAGTGTCACTACAGGTAAAAGTGCATAAATAATAGCTGCTTCCGAAGCGGGGACAATACGTATGCCTAATATCTGGAAAGCAAAGAATCCTGCCGGATATAAAAGAGATAGTCCGAATAAAGATATTTTTTGGTGGTAGTTTACCGCCCTTATCTTTACCATGCGTGTGCGCTGTAGTATGTATATTGCCGCAAAAGCAAGCAATAAACGATCGGCAAGTAAATCTATGGGGCTACTGTATCTGAGTCCTATTTTGACAAAGATATAAGACAGCCCTATAATGGATGTACCCAATAAGGCGGCAAGCAGTCCTTTGATTTTGTTGTTGGTTGGCATCATTGGACAAAAATAACCACAGTTACTCAAAATACCAATTTACCGTATTATCTTTCTCCCGCTGTTTGCCTATGCCCTCTGATATGATTAGTCCTAAATAACCTGTACAGGTCATTTAGGACTAATATTGACGATTACATTCCGGGGTAATCGATAAATGATGATGTGAGTGGAGTATAGCGGACTCGAACCGCTCACCTCAACACTGCCAGTGTTGCGCTCTAGCCAGATGAGCTAATACCCCGTGTTTCTTTTTCGAGGGCAAATGTAAGTATAATTCTGAAACTAATACCTACTTTTGTTGATAAATATGAATAAAGTTCAAGAAAAAATGATTGTATACAACACCACATTTGCAGTTGATCCGGCTATCTGTTCGGAGTTTGTCTCTTATATTAAATCAGAGTTTATCCCTGCAGTGTTGAAAACCAATCTATTGAGTAATCCCCGCTTGCATCGTGTCCTCAAAGATAATGCCGCAGAGGAGGGGGTAAGCTATGCTTTACATTTCGAAGCAAAAAATATGGCTGTACTGGACAAATATTTCGAAGAGTA includes the following:
- a CDS encoding DMT family transporter → MMPTNNKIKGLLAALLGTSIIGLSYIFVKIGLRYSSPIDLLADRLLLAFAAIYILQRTRMVKIRAVNYHQKISLFGLSLLYPAGFFAFQILGIRIVPASEAAIIYALLPVVTLMASSIILKERTIFVQKLGSVLSVLGVIYITVQSVHSVSMNYWGYIFILISLVTIVAYFIVLKHIISDIPPITVTFYILLYSTLLINVINVGIYGLEHNFRDYFVRFHFPQYIYILIYLGILSTLVTSFLTNYSLKVLPASIVGVFNNLSPVIGLFAGVLLLSETLHIYYIYGGILVLAGLALSSLTKSEDKNKKK
- a CDS encoding DUF4286 family protein, coding for MNKVQEKMIVYNTTFAVDPAICSEFVSYIKSEFIPAVLKTNLLSNPRLHRVLKDNAAEEGVSYALHFEAKNMAVLDKYFEEYGVDLNEALADRFANRMAGFITMMEIEEI